CACCCCGCCCGGCCGACCGTTCGACAAGGGGCACCGATCCCCCGACACCCGCTCCGCCGACCCGGACGCAGCAGTAATCGCCGTCCGCGAGCGACAGGCGCGCGACGCGTTCCGGCACCTCACCGAAGGGGTGTCCGTCGATGTCATCGGACCGCGCCTGTCGGGGCGCTCGACCATCGTCGACCGCGTCGAGCGGTTGTGCGCGGGCGCCGGGATGTCGACGCTCACCGTGTCGGGCGTGGCGGACGCCCTCCCCTACGACGGCGTGCGCGCCGCGCTCGCCAGGGCCGGTGCCGGGCAGCCGGCCGCGCCCGTGCCCTCGTCCGCGCTCGTCCAGCGCCTCGGGGAGCTGGGCGTCCGCGCGATCCTCGTCGATGACGCCGATCTGCTCGACGCAGCCTCGTGGAGCGCCGTGCGGCTCGCGCACCGGGCCTTCGGCATCACGCTGCTCGTCACCACCGCACCGGTGAACGGCCGCCCGGCCCGCTCCACCGCGGAGGTCGCCGGGGCCTCCGCGCACCTCCGTCTCGAGCCGCTCGACGGCAGCGCCGTGCACGACCTGCTCCAGGCGCACCTCGGCGGACAGGTGGCCCCGTCGCTGGTGGGCGGCGTGCTCATGAAATCCGGCGGCCTCGTCGGCGTCGCCTGCGCCCTGGTCCGAGCCTCGATCGGGACGGGCCGCGCCCGCCAGGGCGACGGCGCCGGGCTCGACGCCGTCGAGCCGTGGGACGACGGCCTGGCCGCGGTCTACGGCGCACTGCTCTCCGATCTGGATCCGATGGAGGTCGACGCCGTCGAGCTCCTCGCCACGATCGGGACCGTCGAGGTCGAGGCGGCGGCACGACTGGTCGGCGGCGAGCTGCTCGAACGGCTCGAGAGCGCCGGACGCGTGCAGATGTTCACCCCGCACGGCGTCCCGCTGGTCGCGGTGAACCCGCCCGGCCTCGCCGACTTCTTCGCCCGCAGCACACCCGGCATCCGTCGCCGGCGGATCATGGCGGCGATGGCGGCGCACGGCGCGGAAGCCGGTCGGATCGCGATCGATCCCCGCGCCACGGCGACGCCGGAGCCTGCGGGCGACGACCAGCTCCCCTTCATCGCCCGCATGTTCTCCGAGACGGGCGCTGCGCGGTTGCAGCGGGCACTGACGCGATGGAACTCGGCCCCGTCCGTGCACACCGCGCTGCCGGTGATCACGCTCGGGCTGGGCAGGAGCGGCGACCGTCACCTCCTGGACCGCGTCATCGCAGGAACACCGATCGACGAGTGCGCCCCGCGGGACGAGCTGACCTTCCGGTATCTCCGTTCCCGCTGGGCCGTCCAGGTGTCGCCGGAGCCGGCCGAGGCCGAGGCCGCGCTCGTCGGAGGCTGCGCCGGCTCCTTCCGGTTCCGCGACGCCCTGACCGCCCTCCTCATCGCGCTGCGCATCGAGCGCACCGGGATCAGCACGGCGGCCCTCGACGAGCTGACCGAGCTGAGCCGCGGCGACGGCGCGAACGGACAGCTCGCGCGACTCGCTCTTGCCTTCGCCCTCAGCTGCGGCGGCGACGCCGAGGAGGCCTTGCGGCTGCTGCCGGCCGACGACGCCGACGGCTCCGAGCTGCTGATCGCCCACCTCCAGGTGGGGCGCGGGCTGGCGCTCTGCGCGGCAGGGCGGTTCGTCGAGGCGTCGACGTGGGCCTCGCTGCACGTCGACGCGTCCGTCGCAGGCGGCGAGCGGATCGCGCTGGCCGGCCACGCCTACGTCGCCGTACTGTCCGCCGCGGCGATGGGGCAGCTCGACAAGGCGCTGGCGACGGCGAAGCTCGCCATCAGTCTCGGGGCGTCCGCCGGCTGTCTCCTGTTCGACACCGACAGGGCGCTGCTCAACCTGACGTCGATCATCGCGCTGCAACTCGGCAAGGATGCCGCGGCGGAATCGTTCGCCGCCCATGCCCGCTCGCTCCGGGGCGGCAGCGACGCGCTGCCGTTCAACGCCCCCGGGTTCGTGGAGGCCGCACGCCAGCTCCATCGCGGCTCCCCCGCGAAGGCGGCGGCCATGCAGCGCGTGCTGGCGGACGACCTGCACGGGCGGGGCCTGACCTTCGCGGCCGACTTCGCCACGATGCTGTCGCTCAACGCCGAGTTCGACCGTGACCTGGCCGCCCGCTTCCGCGAGCGGGGAGAGGTGCTGGGTGGTGCGCGCTACCTGGCCTACCTCGACGGCCGGTCCGCGCTCGAACGTCAGGACGCCGACGGACTGCTCGACAGCGTCCGCCGGCTCCGCGCCCACGGCGCCAGGGACGAGGCCCTCATGCTGGCGACGCACGCTCGGCGCATCCTCCGCGACAACGGGCGGAACGAGGAGGCGGAGGCGGCGGCGGCCGAGATCAGCGCCCTGCTCGAGGCGGGCGCGTCCGGCGCCACCGAGCTCGGCCGCACCCGACTCGAGCTGACCAGCAGGGAGCTGGAGCTCGTCCGGCTCGTCGGCGCG
The sequence above is a segment of the Leifsonia williamsii genome. Coding sequences within it:
- a CDS encoding helix-turn-helix transcriptional regulator gives rise to the protein MFLTPTPPGRPFDKGHRSPDTRSADPDAAVIAVRERQARDAFRHLTEGVSVDVIGPRLSGRSTIVDRVERLCAGAGMSTLTVSGVADALPYDGVRAALARAGAGQPAAPVPSSALVQRLGELGVRAILVDDADLLDAASWSAVRLAHRAFGITLLVTTAPVNGRPARSTAEVAGASAHLRLEPLDGSAVHDLLQAHLGGQVAPSLVGGVLMKSGGLVGVACALVRASIGTGRARQGDGAGLDAVEPWDDGLAAVYGALLSDLDPMEVDAVELLATIGTVEVEAAARLVGGELLERLESAGRVQMFTPHGVPLVAVNPPGLADFFARSTPGIRRRRIMAAMAAHGAEAGRIAIDPRATATPEPAGDDQLPFIARMFSETGAARLQRALTRWNSAPSVHTALPVITLGLGRSGDRHLLDRVIAGTPIDECAPRDELTFRYLRSRWAVQVSPEPAEAEAALVGGCAGSFRFRDALTALLIALRIERTGISTAALDELTELSRGDGANGQLARLALAFALSCGGDAEEALRLLPADDADGSELLIAHLQVGRGLALCAAGRFVEASTWASLHVDASVAGGERIALAGHAYVAVLSAAAMGQLDKALATAKLAISLGASAGCLLFDTDRALLNLTSIIALQLGKDAAAESFAAHARSLRGGSDALPFNAPGFVEAARQLHRGSPAKAAAMQRVLADDLHGRGLTFAADFATMLSLNAEFDRDLAARFRERGEVLGGARYLAYLDGRSALERQDADGLLDSVRRLRAHGARDEALMLATHARRILRDNGRNEEAEAAAAEISALLEAGASGATELGRTRLELTSRELELVRLVGAGLSNADIAAHLHISVRTVDTHLRNIRKKAGASSRDDLGMLATGD